In Parasteatoda tepidariorum isolate YZ-2023 chromosome 2, CAS_Ptep_4.0, whole genome shotgun sequence, one DNA window encodes the following:
- the LOC107453335 gene encoding ankyrin repeat and SOCS box protein 13: MEEIPTNLNAVLQEYGPYPLHKTAFLGHKQHLIFLLESGLSPNQTNYDCLTPLHEACIQNRAECAEILINYGAKVNASSVDGGTPLCDACAAGSISCVELLMRKGAEVNPPLALSTPLHEACFRGSLDCMKMLINAGAQLNANDCHFGTPLHAATAMNRAECVKLLLQAGALVNAAKIHETALHIAARENLPDVVKILLEYGANVFASNNQNKLPIDLLREPIGPVYDLLSHYAAQPAILKDLCRRRVRQLLGSRRIRFLTELEVPKTLLLYLMHLE, encoded by the exons aTGGAGGAAATTCCTACTAATCTGAACGCTG tgTTGCAAGAATATGGTCCATATCCTTTACACAAGACAGCATTTTTGGGTCATAAACAGCATTTGATATTTCTGCTGGAGAGTGGACTATCTCCAAACCAGACAAATTATGATTGTCTTACGCCTTTACACGAAGCTTGTATTCAGAATAGGGCTGAGTGTGCAGAAATCTTGATTAACTATGGAGCGAAA gtgAATGCTTCCAGTGTGGATGGTGGAACTCCTTTATGTGATGCATGTGCAGCTGGGAGTATTTCGTGCGTTGAGTTGCTCATGCGAAAAGGAGCAGAAGTCAATCCACCACTCGCTTTGAGTACCCCCCTTCATGAGGCATGTTTTAGAG GTAGTCTTGATTGTATGAAAATGCTGATAAATGCAGGAGCTCAATTAAATGCAAATGATTGCCACTTTGGTACACCTCTTCACGCGGCTACTGCTATGAATCGTGCTGAATGTGTCAAATTACTCCTGCAAGCAg GTGCTCTTGTTAATGCAGCGAAAATTCATGAAACGGCTTTGCACATTGCTGCTCGAGAAAATTTACCAGACGTTGTAAAGATTTTGCTAGAATATGGAGCTAATGTGTTTGCTAGTAATAATCAGAACAAGTTGCCTATAGACCTTTTGAGGGAGCCTATAGGCCCGGTATATGATCTTTTAAGTCATTATGCag CACAACCTgctattttgaaagatttgtGTCGCCGTCGAGTACGCCAATTGTTAGGAAGCCGTAGAATAAGATTTTTGACTGAACTTGAAGTTCCTAAGACTCTGTTgctttatttaatgcatttagaGTGA